One part of the Lapillicoccus jejuensis genome encodes these proteins:
- a CDS encoding DUF2461 domain-containing protein: MSTPRAGGIPADAVAFYAELVQHNERAWFQANKARYAASVREPLVALTDALADEFGEPKVFRPQRNLRFSADRTPYKDSQGAILQVVEGLGYYVSVGPDGLTTGGGMMHLSPDQLRRFRAAVDAVDSGEQLAGIVESLRRQGFGIGGEVLRSRPRGVPADHPRVDLLAHKSLIVWVDHGTPAWMSTPQVVTTVRAQWRLVRPVVEWVAEHVGDAQEPHTSLPR, translated from the coding sequence GTGAGCACGCCCCGGGCGGGCGGGATCCCCGCCGACGCCGTCGCCTTCTACGCCGAGCTGGTCCAGCACAACGAGCGCGCGTGGTTCCAGGCCAACAAGGCGCGGTACGCCGCCTCGGTGCGCGAGCCGCTCGTCGCGCTCACCGACGCGCTCGCCGACGAGTTCGGCGAGCCGAAGGTCTTCCGGCCGCAGCGCAACCTGCGGTTCTCGGCGGACAGGACGCCGTACAAGGACAGCCAGGGCGCGATCCTCCAGGTGGTCGAGGGGCTCGGCTACTACGTGTCGGTCGGGCCGGACGGCCTGACCACCGGCGGCGGGATGATGCACCTGTCCCCCGACCAGCTGCGGCGGTTCCGCGCCGCGGTCGACGCCGTCGACAGCGGCGAGCAGCTCGCCGGCATCGTGGAGTCGTTGCGCCGCCAGGGCTTCGGGATCGGCGGGGAGGTGCTCAGGAGCCGCCCGCGCGGCGTGCCGGCCGACCACCCACGCGTCGACCTGCTCGCCCACAAGAGCCTCATCGTGTGGGTCGACCACGGCACGCCCGCGTGGATGTCGACGCCACAGGTGGTGACGACGGTGCGCGCCCAGTGGCGGCTCGTGCGCCCGGTCGTCGAGTGGGTCGCCGAGCACGTCGGCGACGCGCAGGAGCCGCACACCAGCCTGCCCCGCTGA
- a CDS encoding copper homeostasis protein CutC: MSDPVRVLVEVCVDDVAGALAAEVGGADRVELCADLGRGGTTPSAGMVRAVLAAVTRVGVQVMVRPRGGDFAYSRAELDVMLADVAHLRAAAAGARVPVGVVTGVLTTDGSLDVAAMRRLVEAAAPLPVTAHKAVDETPDLERTYDALRDLGVVRVLTSGGAATAAEGATTLARLVERSRAGGPAVLAGGAVRPGTVAALVAGTGVGEVHLRAQAPSDRGDGTLDTDVDVVRALVAAVGRPAPTPRAAPAPDAWAVLAVDAGGTAFKASLVDDRGRVVVRRDARSGDSGEASYRHLADLLLALRREATDRGLVVLGAGVATPGMVDEPAGVVRYASTLRWSDLPLGPRLADELGLPVAVGHDVRSAGLAESLFGAAAGEGDAVLVSIGTGVAASILTGGHAVTGAQTTAGELGHIPVVEDGEPCTCGQRGCLEVYCSGAGLARRYAAAGGLPGLDAAAVVARLDEDPVAAGVWDDAVRALAQGLATVTLLLDPRVVVLTGGFSRAGDRLLEPLRTRLAGLLAWRDAPPVRLSPLGTEAGRIGAAVLGLRAAGRDDVVERWRVADLLG, translated from the coding sequence GTGAGCGATCCGGTGCGGGTGCTCGTCGAGGTGTGCGTCGACGACGTCGCCGGCGCGCTCGCCGCCGAGGTCGGTGGCGCCGACCGCGTCGAGCTGTGCGCCGACCTCGGCCGGGGCGGCACGACCCCGAGCGCCGGGATGGTCCGCGCCGTCCTCGCCGCCGTCACCCGCGTCGGCGTCCAGGTCATGGTCCGCCCCCGCGGTGGCGACTTCGCCTACTCGCGGGCCGAGCTCGACGTCATGCTCGCCGACGTCGCCCACCTGCGGGCGGCGGCGGCGGGGGCGCGGGTCCCCGTCGGCGTCGTCACCGGCGTCCTCACCACCGACGGCTCGCTCGACGTCGCCGCGATGCGGCGGCTCGTCGAGGCCGCCGCGCCGCTCCCCGTCACCGCGCACAAGGCGGTCGACGAGACCCCCGACCTCGAGCGCACGTACGACGCCCTGCGCGACCTCGGCGTCGTCCGCGTCCTCACCTCCGGCGGCGCCGCCACCGCGGCCGAGGGGGCCACGACCCTCGCCCGGCTCGTCGAGCGCTCGCGCGCGGGTGGGCCGGCCGTCCTCGCCGGCGGCGCGGTGCGACCCGGCACCGTCGCCGCGCTCGTCGCCGGCACCGGCGTCGGCGAGGTCCACCTGCGCGCGCAGGCCCCGTCGGACCGCGGCGACGGCACCCTCGACACCGACGTCGACGTCGTCCGCGCCCTCGTCGCCGCCGTCGGTCGGCCCGCCCCCACCCCGCGCGCCGCCCCCGCACCCGACGCGTGGGCCGTCCTCGCCGTCGACGCCGGCGGCACCGCGTTCAAGGCCTCGCTCGTCGACGACCGCGGGCGCGTCGTCGTCCGACGCGACGCCCGCTCGGGGGACAGCGGCGAGGCGTCGTACCGGCACCTGGCCGACCTGCTCCTCGCCCTGCGCCGCGAGGCGACCGACCGCGGTCTGGTCGTCCTCGGCGCTGGGGTCGCCACGCCGGGCATGGTCGACGAACCGGCCGGGGTGGTCCGCTACGCCTCGACGCTGCGCTGGAGCGACCTGCCGCTCGGGCCGCGGCTCGCGGACGAGCTCGGGCTGCCGGTCGCCGTCGGCCACGACGTCCGCTCGGCCGGCCTGGCCGAGAGCCTGTTCGGCGCCGCGGCGGGGGAGGGCGACGCCGTGCTCGTCTCCATCGGCACCGGCGTCGCCGCGAGCATCCTCACCGGCGGCCACGCCGTGACCGGCGCGCAGACCACCGCCGGCGAGCTCGGCCACATCCCCGTCGTCGAGGACGGCGAGCCGTGCACCTGCGGGCAGCGCGGCTGCCTCGAGGTCTACTGCTCCGGGGCCGGCCTCGCCCGCCGGTACGCCGCCGCCGGTGGGCTCCCCGGCCTCGACGCCGCCGCCGTCGTCGCGCGGCTGGACGAGGACCCGGTCGCGGCGGGCGTCTGGGACGACGCGGTCCGCGCGCTCGCGCAGGGCCTGGCGACGGTGACCCTGCTGCTCGACCCGCGGGTCGTCGTCCTCACCGGCGGGTTCTCGCGTGCGGGGGACCGGCTGCTCGAGCCGCTGCGGACCCGGCTCGCCGGGCTGCTCGCGTGGCGCGACGCGCCGCCGGTGCGGCTCTCGCCGCTCGGGACCGAGGCGGGTCGGATCGGCGCGGCCGTCCTCGGCCTGAGGGCCGCCGGCCGCGACGACGTCGTCGAGCGGTGGCGCGTGGCCGACCTCCTCGGCTGA
- a CDS encoding amino-acid N-acetyltransferase, whose product MSPAAPDSLVVRRARTPDVRTIRGIVAPEAQTRRIVAKDAVAYYEAVHEFRVAELDGEVVGCGALHVMWEDLAEVRTLAVTPEVHGRGVGSAVLTALLDDARAIGVERVFCLTFETAFFARHGFVVIEGQAVEPAVYAELLRSYDEGVAEFLDLERVKPNTLGNTRMLLSL is encoded by the coding sequence GTGAGCCCCGCCGCCCCCGACTCCCTGGTCGTCCGCCGCGCCCGCACCCCCGACGTGCGCACGATCCGCGGGATCGTCGCGCCCGAGGCGCAGACCCGGCGGATCGTCGCCAAGGACGCGGTCGCCTACTACGAGGCCGTCCACGAGTTCCGGGTCGCCGAGCTCGACGGCGAGGTCGTCGGCTGCGGCGCGCTGCACGTCATGTGGGAGGACCTCGCCGAGGTCCGCACCCTCGCCGTCACGCCCGAGGTCCACGGCCGCGGCGTCGGCTCCGCCGTCCTCACCGCGCTGCTCGACGACGCCCGCGCCATCGGCGTCGAGCGGGTCTTCTGCCTCACCTTCGAGACCGCCTTCTTCGCCCGCCACGGCTTCGTCGTCATCGAGGGGCAGGCTGTCGAACCGGCCGTCTACGCCGAGCTGCTGCGCTCGTACGACGAGGGCGTCGCCGAGTTCCTCGACCTCGAGCGCGTCAAGCCGAACACGCTCGGCAACACCCGGATGCTGCTGTCGCTGTGA
- a CDS encoding HpcH/HpaI aldolase family protein: MPEPSYGAFCFGDSAVTAGDLLDGGLDWVCLDAQHGRWDDARVLGALDLLQDRAAQVLVRVRALDLGLVGRALDAGAGGVVVPLVEDAADAERAVQAVRYPPRGRRSMGPIRAAYGVLGDLAAADAGTLLAVMVETRGALDDVEAIAATDGVDVVFVGPFDLSLALGTDVASLLADDGPDGPLPRVVAACRAAGVRAGAYAGEPARAARLRELGFDWVAVTTDRAATAAGAAAALDALR, translated from the coding sequence ATGCCCGAGCCGTCGTACGGCGCCTTCTGCTTCGGCGACAGCGCCGTCACCGCCGGCGACCTGCTCGACGGCGGCCTGGACTGGGTCTGCCTCGACGCGCAGCACGGGCGGTGGGACGACGCGCGCGTCCTCGGCGCGCTCGACCTCCTCCAGGACCGCGCGGCGCAGGTCCTCGTCCGGGTCCGCGCCCTCGACCTCGGGCTCGTCGGCCGGGCGCTCGACGCCGGTGCCGGTGGCGTCGTCGTCCCGCTCGTCGAGGACGCCGCCGACGCCGAGCGCGCCGTGCAGGCGGTGCGCTACCCGCCCCGCGGCCGGCGCAGCATGGGCCCCATCCGGGCGGCGTACGGCGTCCTCGGCGACCTCGCCGCCGCCGACGCCGGCACCCTGCTCGCCGTCATGGTCGAGACCCGCGGTGCGCTCGACGACGTCGAGGCGATCGCCGCCACCGACGGCGTCGACGTCGTCTTCGTCGGCCCGTTCGACCTGTCGCTCGCCCTCGGCACGGACGTCGCGTCGCTGCTCGCCGACGACGGTCCCGACGGCCCGCTGCCCCGGGTCGTCGCCGCGTGCCGCGCCGCCGGTGTCCGCGCCGGGGCCTACGCCGGCGAGCCGGCCCGCGCCGCCCGGCTGCGCGAGCTCGGCTTCGACTGGGTCGCCGTGACGACCGACCGCGCCGCCACCGCCGCGGGTGCCGCCGCCGCGCTCGACGCGCTGCGCTGA
- a CDS encoding DEAD/DEAH box helicase, which produces MPTIDRQRASQGSGYKGADPAPIIPVLARRVREVEAKAGGGKVGPTNRTKFQVIALLVREQRAWIRESTQLPGAVRAELLKRLDGIATILARTAARDTSLIALLDEKATPGPAAQRMRRDWLLESGAQLAPEDLVIETPQPRKAPPVSAELAAKQVVPRSVPARALATPFLAPDLEPRPTEADAGGVLTGWNLMDPLYRAFEEGAGGTAATMALPPVPEFDHFSPPGQHLMKHQAQLVEKVRQGHRTFLLADEPGLGKTAQSVIAASVAGAYPLLCVVPNVVKINWTREVKRWTPQRKVTLISGDGADVDAFADVFIVNYAVLDRHLSWLSSLGFRGMVVDEAHFIKNLSSQRSQHVLTLADRIREGTPGGNPLLMALTGTPLINDVEDFHAIWRFLGWVGDKKPTAELVHKLEAIGRTPAERGFYPEARQAVVSMGIVRRRKVDVAKDLPDKRVVDLPVELDEEVGRSIRAAERELTRRLVATYKRLLEAGHGEEYGVAPDEALMRRVAAGELENGTPGEKGENVFSMVRRIGQGKATLAADYAAQLARSVGKVVFFAKHIDVMDRAEEMLRDSGVKSVSLRGDHSTNQRQVAIDAFQKDPEVGVIVCSLTAAGVGVNLHAASNVVLAELSWTAAEQQQAIDRVHRIGQDEPVTAWRILAAGTIDSRIAELIDAKQGLAARALDGHDVEVGTGDSVQLDALVHLLRTALEAERA; this is translated from the coding sequence ATGCCGACCATCGACCGCCAGCGAGCCTCCCAGGGCTCCGGGTACAAGGGCGCCGACCCCGCGCCGATCATCCCCGTCCTCGCCCGCCGCGTCCGTGAGGTCGAGGCCAAGGCGGGCGGCGGCAAGGTCGGCCCCACGAACCGCACGAAGTTCCAGGTCATCGCCCTGCTCGTGCGCGAGCAGCGCGCCTGGATCCGCGAGAGCACGCAGCTGCCCGGCGCGGTCCGCGCCGAGCTGCTCAAGCGCCTCGACGGCATCGCGACGATCCTCGCCCGCACGGCCGCCCGCGACACCAGCCTCATCGCCCTGCTCGACGAGAAGGCGACCCCCGGCCCGGCCGCGCAGCGGATGCGCCGCGACTGGCTGCTGGAGTCCGGCGCCCAGCTCGCGCCCGAGGACCTCGTCATCGAGACCCCGCAGCCGCGCAAGGCCCCGCCGGTCTCCGCCGAGCTGGCGGCCAAGCAGGTCGTGCCCCGCTCCGTGCCCGCCCGTGCCCTCGCCACCCCGTTCCTGGCGCCGGACCTCGAGCCGCGCCCGACCGAGGCCGACGCCGGCGGCGTGCTCACCGGCTGGAACCTCATGGACCCGCTGTACCGGGCCTTCGAGGAGGGCGCCGGCGGCACGGCCGCGACGATGGCGCTCCCGCCCGTCCCCGAGTTCGACCACTTCTCCCCGCCCGGCCAGCACCTGATGAAGCACCAGGCGCAGCTGGTGGAGAAGGTCCGGCAGGGCCACCGCACCTTCCTGCTCGCCGACGAGCCCGGCCTGGGCAAGACCGCCCAGTCCGTCATCGCCGCGTCCGTCGCCGGCGCCTACCCGCTGCTGTGCGTCGTGCCCAACGTCGTCAAGATCAACTGGACCCGCGAGGTCAAGCGCTGGACCCCGCAGCGCAAGGTCACCCTCATCAGCGGCGACGGGGCCGACGTCGACGCGTTCGCCGACGTCTTCATCGTCAACTACGCCGTCCTCGACCGGCACCTCTCCTGGCTGTCCAGCCTCGGCTTCCGCGGCATGGTCGTCGACGAGGCGCACTTCATCAAGAACCTCAGCTCGCAGCGCTCGCAGCACGTGCTGACCCTCGCCGACCGCATCCGCGAGGGCACGCCCGGCGGCAACCCGCTCCTCATGGCCCTCACCGGCACCCCGCTCATCAACGACGTCGAGGACTTCCACGCCATCTGGCGCTTCCTCGGCTGGGTCGGCGACAAGAAGCCGACGGCCGAGCTCGTCCACAAGCTCGAGGCCATCGGCCGCACCCCCGCCGAGCGCGGCTTCTACCCCGAGGCCCGCCAGGCCGTCGTCTCCATGGGCATCGTGCGGCGCCGCAAGGTCGACGTCGCCAAGGACCTGCCGGACAAGCGAGTCGTCGACCTGCCCGTCGAGCTCGACGAGGAGGTCGGCCGCAGCATCCGCGCCGCCGAGCGCGAGCTCACCCGCCGCCTCGTGGCGACGTACAAGCGCCTGCTCGAGGCCGGTCACGGCGAGGAGTACGGCGTCGCCCCCGACGAGGCGCTCATGCGCCGCGTCGCCGCTGGCGAGCTGGAGAACGGCACCCCCGGCGAGAAGGGCGAGAACGTCTTCTCGATGGTCCGCCGCATCGGCCAGGGCAAGGCGACGCTCGCCGCCGACTACGCCGCGCAGCTGGCGCGCTCGGTCGGCAAGGTCGTCTTCTTCGCCAAGCACATCGACGTCATGGACCGGGCCGAGGAGATGCTGCGCGACAGCGGCGTCAAGTCGGTCTCCCTGCGCGGTGACCACTCGACCAACCAGCGCCAGGTCGCCATCGACGCGTTCCAGAAGGACCCCGAGGTCGGCGTCATCGTCTGCTCGCTCACCGCGGCCGGCGTCGGGGTCAACCTGCACGCCGCCTCCAACGTCGTCCTCGCCGAGCTGTCCTGGACCGCCGCGGAGCAGCAGCAGGCCATCGACCGCGTGCACCGCATCGGCCAGGACGAGCCGGTGACCGCCTGGCGGATCCTCGCCGCCGGCACCATCGACAGCCGGATCGCCGAGCTCATCGACGCCAAGCAGGGCCTGGCCGCACGGGCCCTCGACGGCCACGACGTCGAGGTCGGCACCGGCGACTCGGTCCAGCTCGACGCCCTCGTCCACCTGCTGCGCACCGCCCTCGAGGCGGAGCGGGCCTGA